A window of Clostridiales bacterium contains these coding sequences:
- a CDS encoding NERD domain-containing protein, giving the protein MEKLEYIVVSFLLMAVYKIVSPFIRGMIGEIVVRFKLMALPFKEYKVLNNIMLKTKKGTTQIDHIVVSVYGIFVIETKNYKGTIIGVGNKQEWIKSVHGAKYYFKNPVIQNKGHVNAIVNNLSIKEEFVIPIVVFSNECRLNVKTNSIVILLNKLIPTIRGVKVRRFTKEQLNSIVRHLKALNQSGCVTKIKHIAYVKKKEKTRKSKRY; this is encoded by the coding sequence ATGGAAAAGTTAGAATATATAGTGGTTTCGTTTTTATTGATGGCTGTGTATAAGATAGTGTCTCCTTTTATTAGAGGAATGATTGGAGAAATAGTAGTAAGATTTAAATTAATGGCTTTGCCGTTTAAGGAATATAAAGTTCTAAACAATATTATGCTAAAAACTAAAAAAGGCACAACACAAATAGATCACATAGTGGTATCTGTGTATGGGATTTTTGTTATTGAGACAAAAAACTATAAGGGAACAATAATTGGAGTGGGTAACAAGCAAGAGTGGATAAAAAGTGTGCATGGAGCAAAATATTATTTTAAAAATCCAGTGATACAAAATAAGGGGCATGTGAACGCAATAGTTAATAATCTTAGTATAAAAGAAGAGTTTGTTATTCCCATAGTGGTGTTTTCCAATGAGTGCAGACTAAATGTTAAGACTAATAGTATTGTTATTCTATTAAATAAACTTATTCCCACCATAAGGGGAGTTAAGGTTAGGCGTTTTACAAAGGAACAGCTAAATAGTATAGTAAGGCACCTAAAGGCGCTAAATCAAAGTGGATGTGTAACAAAGATAAAGCATATAGCGTATGTCAAAAAGAAAGAAAAAACAAGAAAATCAAAGAGATATTGA
- the mutL gene encoding DNA mismatch repair endonuclease MutL, with the protein MGNIVILDEITANKIAAGEVVERPASVVKEMIENSIDAGATSVSVEIANGGISKIKITDNGKGIAVDDVEIAFERHSTSKIRSAKDLNSIATLGFRGEALASISSVSKVELTTREKTNERGMNVIVEGGTLIETRPVGCPAGTTFVVRDLFYNTPARYKFLKKDTTEANYISDIINRMALQREDISFKFISKGKIVLHTPGNGDLKSVIFSIYGKDVAQNVLPVEYSYNNVRVSGFIGKPNIARGTRSWQSLYLNNRYIKSKLVSKAVEEAYATYLMKGKYPFYVLKIEIDTALVDVNVHPAKMEVRFSNEQDVFRCVHRAVSSVLMDKGEYRDAVVPERLAQSSDKPKYVQSTFIQQSFARTNTKVDPDEKNIDDMINARIKKNRMMMEKEDILGDSNKTDKNNTVRALNDIRNLPEGKDQGKLFCDVAWNTIHEHMSQNTKTDILNKHLEVGISQDEKSDISPECDSKDITVKDVLTEGSIEETNDVSTIGEKSNNILVDCVVIGQLFRTYILLQKGDEFYMIDQHAAHERVMFEKLRERYKNNENMVQHLLTPVVVDMQATEVKMILENKDKIERLGFEVDEFGNDTIIIRGVPAFSDEENMRQYFLDVVDRLIFKNREDYDVDETLYDIACKSAIKAHKRMDDKEIKELLRQLDALDNPFTCPHGRPTAIRMTKRDVEKMFKRIV; encoded by the coding sequence ATGGGAAATATAGTTATACTAGATGAAATAACTGCGAATAAAATCGCAGCTGGAGAAGTGGTGGAAAGACCTGCATCTGTTGTGAAAGAGATGATAGAAAATTCTATAGATGCAGGGGCTACGAGCGTAAGCGTTGAAATAGCTAATGGAGGTATATCTAAGATAAAGATAACGGACAATGGAAAAGGAATAGCGGTTGATGATGTTGAGATAGCATTTGAGCGACACTCAACTAGTAAGATACGTAGTGCGAAAGATCTAAATAGTATTGCAACGTTAGGATTTAGAGGAGAAGCACTTGCTAGTATATCATCGGTATCTAAAGTTGAGTTGACAACAAGAGAGAAGACGAATGAACGTGGTATGAATGTGATTGTTGAAGGTGGGACCTTGATAGAAACAAGACCAGTAGGATGTCCAGCGGGAACTACGTTTGTGGTAAGAGATCTATTTTATAATACGCCAGCTAGGTATAAATTTTTAAAAAAAGATACGACAGAGGCAAACTATATTTCTGATATAATAAATAGAATGGCTCTGCAACGTGAGGATATATCTTTTAAGTTTATTAGTAAAGGGAAAATTGTGCTACATACTCCAGGGAATGGAGATTTAAAAAGCGTCATATTTAGTATTTATGGGAAAGATGTTGCGCAAAATGTTTTACCTGTTGAATATAGTTATAATAATGTAAGAGTTAGTGGATTTATTGGTAAGCCTAATATTGCAAGGGGTACTAGGAGTTGGCAGTCTTTGTACTTAAACAATAGATATATAAAGAGTAAGCTTGTTTCAAAAGCAGTGGAGGAAGCTTATGCTACTTATCTAATGAAGGGCAAGTATCCTTTTTATGTTTTAAAGATTGAAATAGATACTGCATTAGTGGACGTTAATGTGCATCCAGCAAAAATGGAGGTACGATTTTCTAATGAACAAGACGTATTCAGATGTGTTCATAGAGCAGTTTCATCTGTGTTAATGGATAAAGGAGAATATAGGGATGCGGTAGTACCTGAAAGGCTAGCCCAGAGTAGCGATAAGCCCAAATACGTTCAGAGTACATTTATACAGCAAAGTTTTGCTAGGACGAATACTAAAGTTGATCCGGATGAGAAAAATATAGATGATATGATAAATGCGAGAATAAAGAAAAATAGAATGATGATGGAGAAGGAGGATATTTTAGGCGATAGTAATAAAACTGATAAAAATAATACTGTACGTGCCCTAAATGATATAAGGAATTTGCCAGAGGGAAAAGATCAGGGTAAATTATTTTGTGATGTGGCATGGAACACAATACATGAACACATGTCCCAAAATACAAAAACAGATATATTGAATAAACACTTAGAAGTTGGAATATCACAAGATGAGAAATCTGATATATCACCCGAATGTGACTCCAAAGATATAACCGTTAAAGATGTATTAACGGAAGGCTCGATTGAAGAAACAAATGACGTAAGTACGATTGGAGAAAAATCAAATAATATTTTAGTAGATTGTGTTGTAATAGGGCAATTATTTAGGACATATATATTATTGCAAAAGGGCGATGAGTTTTATATGATAGATCAGCATGCAGCACATGAGAGGGTTATGTTTGAAAAATTGCGCGAAAGGTATAAAAATAACGAGAACATGGTACAGCATCTTTTAACGCCGGTTGTAGTTGATATGCAAGCGACAGAGGTGAAGATGATTTTGGAGAATAAAGATAAAATAGAGAGATTGGGTTTTGAGGTAGATGAATTTGGTAATGATACTATAATAATAAGAGGAGTACCGGCATTTAGTGATGAAGAGAATATGAGGCAATATTTTTTAGATGTTGTAGATCGGCTGATATTTAAAAATAGAGAGGATTATGATGTTGATGAAACGTTGTATGATATTGCATGTAAGAGCGCAATAAAAGCTCATAAGAGGATGGATGATAAAGAAATAAAGGAGTTACTAAGACAGTTAGATGCATTGGATAATCCGTTTACGTGCCCACATGGTAGACCTACTGCAATAAGGATGACTAAAAGAGATGTGGAAAAAATGTTTAAAAGGATAGTGTAG
- a CDS encoding YlbF family regulator — MEILLKAKELGMLIAESEELSKLQRSEVVANQDEKAKKLLDEYNSVQAEFVKSLRQGDEKETLEKLRDKLKEKQKQLNDYDITKNFLDGKKAFENLMKNVNDIITHEITGETSCSHGGCSTCGKCK, encoded by the coding sequence ATGGAGATATTGTTGAAGGCGAAGGAATTGGGTATGTTGATCGCAGAAAGTGAAGAATTAAGTAAGTTACAGCGAAGTGAGGTAGTAGCTAATCAAGATGAAAAGGCGAAAAAGCTTTTGGATGAGTATAACAGTGTACAGGCTGAATTTGTGAAAAGCTTAAGGCAGGGTGACGAAAAAGAGACTTTAGAAAAATTAAGGGATAAGCTTAAAGAAAAACAGAAACAGCTTAATGATTATGATATAACCAAAAATTTTTTGGATGGGAAAAAAGCGTTTGAGAACTTGATGAAGAATGTGAATGATATCATAACTCATGAAATTACGGGAGAGACTTCGTGTTCACATGGAGGTTGTTCTACATGTGGCAAGTGCAAATGA
- the rpmE gene encoding 50S ribosomal protein L31 — translation MKEAIHPKFYDSSIRCSCGETFATKSTKEGEILVEICSKCHPFFTGKQKFVVNDGRAARFKKRCAAAAK, via the coding sequence ATGAAGGAAGCTATTCATCCAAAATTTTATGATTCATCAATTAGATGTTCCTGTGGAGAGACTTTCGCTACAAAATCAACCAAAGAAGGAGAAATATTAGTTGAAATATGTTCGAAATGCCATCCTTTCTTTACAGGTAAACAGAAGTTTGTTGTTAATGATGGTAGGGCTGCTCGGTTTAAGAAAAGATGTGCGGCAGCGGCAAAATAA
- the mutS gene encoding DNA mismatch repair protein MutS, with the protein MCNLTPMMQQYMEFKEKYRDSILFFRLGDFYEMFYDDAELASRELELTLTGRPCGKDVRAPMCGVPIHASAGYIAKLISKGYKVAICEQMEDVAEAKGLVRREVIRVITPGTVIETEMLDDKKNNYLMAIKKDKRSFGLAYVDVSTGEFLATMIDGENVESRLVDEVDKVNPSEIIIFLEEKDEEVYKRLSKMLNSFISYIDEEKVDLNVIRDITIDDKVKENHVSEVAVAALVSYLSGTQKITLPHIDVAKWYTRDHYLVLDCAARKNLELTETIRDGGKRGSLIWTLDRTQTSMGARKLRKWIERPLVDIMRISKRLDAVGNLKDNFIIRNEIMESLQKVYDIERLATKLAIGNVNCRDLISLKMSLKNLPFIKEQLEKLDCNLLRDINSGIDTLTDVVDIIESAIVEDPPITIKEGGIIKSGYDRRVDELRKATKEGKQWIAEFEAREKERTGIKNLKVGFNKVFGYYIEVTRSYYNMVPDTYIRKQTLANCERYITNDLKRIENMILGAQDKVIVLEYDLFVKVKENIASSVMRMKKVADNVATLDVLCALAEVAERMNYVKPNISDDGVLKIKEGRHPVVEKVMDDNSFVPNDTYLDTEDSRLAIITGPNMAGKSTYMRQVALIVLMAQMGSFVSASEANIGIADKIFTRVGASDNLALGQSTFMVEMHEVADIVKNATRHSLIILDEIGRGTSTYDGLSIAWAVVEHIADKSKIGARTLFATHYHELTELEDKINGVKNYCISVEKNGDDIVFLRKIVRGGADESYGVYVAKLSGVPDCIINRAQDILKNLEKEEMKRIQKKLKIPVIDGQIDMFSMNNSSETKLDREIVGEIKTMDVTTLTPLDALNLLYKLQQKVNEG; encoded by the coding sequence ATGTGCAATTTAACACCTATGATGCAACAGTACATGGAATTTAAAGAAAAGTATAGAGACTCTATATTGTTCTTCAGATTAGGGGACTTTTATGAGATGTTCTACGATGATGCAGAGTTAGCATCAAGAGAGTTAGAACTAACACTAACAGGTAGACCGTGTGGTAAAGATGTAAGAGCGCCGATGTGTGGTGTGCCGATCCATGCTAGTGCGGGTTATATTGCAAAATTGATAAGTAAAGGGTATAAGGTTGCCATTTGTGAACAAATGGAGGATGTGGCAGAAGCTAAAGGATTAGTAAGAAGGGAAGTAATACGGGTAATTACTCCTGGAACAGTTATAGAGACAGAAATGTTGGATGACAAGAAAAACAATTATTTGATGGCGATAAAAAAAGATAAGAGATCGTTTGGGTTAGCCTATGTTGATGTTTCGACTGGGGAGTTTTTGGCTACTATGATTGATGGCGAGAATGTGGAATCAAGATTAGTAGATGAAGTAGATAAAGTGAATCCTTCTGAGATTATAATTTTTCTAGAAGAAAAAGATGAAGAGGTCTACAAAAGATTAAGCAAAATGCTTAATAGTTTTATATCGTATATTGATGAAGAGAAGGTTGATCTAAATGTAATAAGAGACATTACAATAGACGACAAAGTAAAAGAAAATCATGTATCAGAGGTAGCAGTTGCGGCCTTGGTTAGTTATTTGTCTGGGACTCAAAAGATTACATTGCCACATATAGATGTAGCAAAGTGGTATACTAGAGACCATTATCTTGTATTGGATTGTGCGGCAAGAAAAAATCTGGAGCTTACGGAAACAATAAGAGATGGAGGAAAGAGAGGATCTCTTATATGGACGCTAGATAGGACGCAGACATCTATGGGGGCGCGTAAATTGAGAAAATGGATAGAAAGACCACTTGTCGATATTATGCGAATAAGCAAAAGACTGGATGCAGTTGGCAATTTGAAAGATAATTTTATAATCAGAAATGAGATTATGGAAAGTTTACAGAAGGTATATGATATAGAAAGATTAGCCACAAAATTAGCAATAGGTAATGTTAATTGCAGGGATCTTATATCACTTAAGATGTCATTAAAAAATTTGCCATTTATAAAAGAACAGCTAGAAAAATTAGATTGTAATCTTTTGCGCGATATTAACAGCGGTATAGATACATTGACTGATGTAGTAGACATAATAGAAAGTGCAATAGTTGAGGATCCGCCTATTACTATAAAAGAAGGTGGTATAATAAAAAGTGGGTATGATAGACGTGTGGATGAGTTAAGAAAAGCGACAAAAGAAGGAAAACAGTGGATAGCTGAGTTTGAAGCCCGAGAGAAAGAACGAACAGGGATAAAGAATTTGAAGGTGGGCTTTAATAAGGTATTTGGTTACTATATAGAGGTTACTAGGTCATACTATAATATGGTACCTGATACGTACATAAGAAAGCAAACATTAGCAAATTGTGAGAGATATATAACAAACGACCTAAAGCGAATAGAGAATATGATATTAGGTGCACAAGATAAGGTTATTGTGTTAGAGTACGATTTATTTGTAAAAGTAAAAGAGAATATAGCCAGTAGTGTTATGCGCATGAAAAAAGTTGCGGATAATGTGGCAACGCTTGATGTGTTGTGTGCATTAGCAGAAGTTGCGGAGAGGATGAATTATGTTAAGCCAAATATTTCTGATGATGGTGTATTAAAGATAAAGGAAGGGCGACATCCAGTTGTTGAAAAAGTTATGGATGATAATAGTTTTGTACCTAACGACACATACTTAGATACAGAAGACAGTAGACTTGCGATAATAACAGGTCCTAATATGGCGGGGAAGTCTACATACATGAGACAAGTTGCACTGATTGTGTTAATGGCACAGATGGGTAGTTTTGTAAGTGCAAGTGAAGCTAATATAGGTATAGCGGATAAAATCTTTACTAGAGTAGGTGCATCGGATAATTTGGCGTTAGGACAGAGTACATTTATGGTCGAGATGCATGAAGTTGCTGACATAGTAAAGAATGCTACAAGACATAGTCTTATTATTTTAGATGAAATTGGTAGAGGTACCAGTACATATGATGGGCTTAGTATAGCTTGGGCAGTGGTAGAGCATATAGCTGACAAATCGAAAATTGGAGCAAGAACATTGTTCGCAACACATTATCATGAGTTGACAGAATTAGAAGATAAGATAAATGGTGTGAAAAATTATTGTATATCAGTTGAGAAAAATGGCGATGATATAGTGTTTTTGCGAAAGATTGTTCGAGGAGGCGCAGATGAAAGTTATGGGGTATATGTTGCGAAGTTGTCGGGAGTGCCGGATTGCATAATAAATAGAGCACAAGATATATTAAAGAATTTAGAAAAAGAAGAGATGAAGAGAATACAAAAGAAACTCAAGATACCAGTGATAGATGGACAAATAGATATGTTTTCTATGAACAATAGTAGCGAGACGAAGTTGGATAGGGAAATTGTAGGGGAAATAAAGACGATGGATGTTACTACATTAACACCGCTAGATGCATTAAACTTATTATATAAACTACAACAGAAAGTAAATGAGGGATAA